The following DNA comes from Metopolophium dirhodum isolate CAU chromosome 8, ASM1992520v1, whole genome shotgun sequence.
gaaaattttatcgtgtatagaaacaaccagtgaaaatgtcatgtatacgGTCAatcgttttagagttacaccaaaaaccaaaatcgattttagcaAACACCGATTTAGCATAAAAATTCCCGGTAATTCCTTCAtttcgtttttttctttttctcggTGCTTTGGAACACCAATGGCGTTATGGGATTTTTACCACCTCAATgtaccaacaagattcacttttctatcgaacaatatactgaagttgaaaatcgaagtattatttcaaatacttatcgTATacaagacacaaaaaaaaaaaataaaaaacacacgtcattgtaaaatcaatacattcatcgctcagaatctaaaacaatttttttgtttaaacttCAATACTTTCGCTTTTTATTGACAGATTGTAAAGCATAAATAATAAGCGTATTCAACGTGAATCATTTAAATCATTCAAGGAGGAATTGTATTCACATCATATTGTACACTATTGATTCAGTACCTATTTAGAAAAGTCATAATGCGTTTCATGTTTAATGTCAAGTACTGTGTGTCCGTCGTAtatatttaacacaaaatatttaaatcacgaGTAAGCCaaacaataattagttatataaaaatataatttacgttCTCAAAACAAATGCATACCAACAATGACCTCTATTCTAAATTATCATTGAAATAAACTATctatatgtaatacatatagaTATTACATCTATATCAGTTGATAAGCACAAATAAGCCACgaagattttttataaaaaaacgttGATTGATCGCATATCCGTTATCAAATTAAAGGAACGTGGACGtatgtaaaacaaaatacaaatcgtTCGGAGTATAAAAGTCGAACTGTCCTGTGGCATCACAGACAACATTCAAAGTATTCCAATCCTCACATTCGTActgtgcattaaaaaaaaaaaaaaataataaaaaaatgaataattttggaATTATTGCCATCTTGGCGTTGGCTTGCTTAGCCAaggtaagaaattatttttattttaaatattataacactgtaTTGAACGGGCCAACTAAATTGtcgtttattttgataattaggTCAATGCCACTCCATGTGGTGGATGTGGATGTCAAGCCCCGTGCCTTCCTCTCCCATGTCTTCCAGCCCCACCATGCTGTCCACCCCCATGTCTTCCAGCCTCACCATGCTGTGCACCCGCATGTCTTCCAGCCCCCCCGTGCCCACCGTGCATTCCATCTCCACCAATTAGTCCAGCGGCACTAGCCTCTTTATTGGCTACTCTTAAAGCTGCGGCACCTTACTCGCCCCTTACCCCACTCCCTGTCGCCCCGCCATGTAAACCAGCTTGTGGACCCGCCCCAACCGTAGCTACAACCCTGTCGGTTCCCGCACCGGCACCTCAGGTCATCGCTCCAGGACCAGCACCAGGACCATTGATAGTCCAATTGCCATCAGTAGCCGGAAAGTGCGCACCGATCGTCGTTCCCGCCGGTCCAGCCCCTAATCTGCTCGTCAAGCTGAACCAATGTCCAGCACCCGCTCCAATCATACTTCCAGGTGCGGCACCTGGACCTATCGTCATCAACGACGGAAACGTAGTTAAGGAACAGTCTGTCACTTGCGCCCCAGCTCCACAGTCGAACAAAATATTCTTCGCATTGCCAGCCCCATTACCGACTCCACCGGTCGTTTTGCCACCAGCGCCATTACCAAAAGTATTCTTCAACCCCGGTCTGTACGTCCAAAAACCTGATATCGTATACCAAACCCCAGTTGGTCTACCACAATTGTTTTTGATTCCGTCACCTTGCGGATGTCCAGCACCGTGCTACCCACCACCAGGTCCATGCAACTTACCACCAGTCCTCGCTAAGGTCCCGGCTTGCTGTTGTTAGATGACTTTGtcaacataacatttttaatttacaatacattgtaaacaattacaaaacattattgaaatattattgaacaattttgaatacaaaaattatcttgtttttaatgaatatatttggGAATTTAATAAATGCAATTGCTTAAATTGAATTGAACAgcgtattattttcaatacctatGAATTTTAGTACTTACTCCAatgaaataatcaaattttattttgttatgagTTCAAGAATTTATGAccaaattatcttttaaatgaaacatttaaataaatatctaaccAATGACCAaactattataaagtataaagtatatactcAAAATTTAAGTCCAACTGTttcttttgatattttgttgtcacTCGTGTTGCATTAAACGAAATATTATGATGGTCAAAGTGCTTAAATATTTGCCACTCGCCAAACCTCGTAATTTACAGTCTGAAAGTAGTTGAATCATCACAACACAATTTTCTGGTCACTAACCTCGATCATTGTTGGTCGGTAAGGTAATAAGATTAACAGAACATATTAATGATcaccactattattatattattaatattttaaggcCAGCGTGGTAGCGTGTAATTTCAACCAGTCCTGGTTTGACTGATTTGACACGAGTCAActttaattttcgtttttttaatcaatcactattaaaaacatttttggtttttttattttacacgtcTTCCgaagatttaatataataaactgtgtataataagtaataactttaatACTATTGTGATATTTGCCTAGGGTGCCCGCAGGAGGTAGGGGGGAAGGGCCATTGCCCCCTCGGGAATTTTTAAATGgatatacctattgtaccaaCTTGAATATCAATATCACtatgtatacagggtgtaaTAGGAAAATctgacagatgaaataacttttgttctaatcaatacttttaattttttttatatgtgtatatgACGTATATTGTAGTCACTTGCActatacgtaaaatataaaaaatattatttttattttttaacactaaaaataaaaaattttaaatttgattttaatttttttggaaaaattcaaaaaagccAATTTGtcaatctgattataagaacaattttaatggtaaaaacatttatctaagttaaGTAGTTTGTTTTTCagaattgttttaatatcaatatttttttgagtcaattaatttagaacgtaataacttttttcaaaatattttttttgaaaatttcttgacaagagtacattttttaaataatttattaactgtatagttttcacaataattgttgtcataagtttaagtagcatcattttttttcaggTTTTCCTGTTAAACCttgtattgtataggtacttaactaattttagattataatttattaatttataagtaacgTTCATCTTACCTGCGGGTGTGCTTATTTACTATTTGgatataaatacacattttgaaaattaatatattctatggtctagtgaattaattattataagtagatctactgtatgtctgtataatatatagtattacaaaatgtatttgttatttaatgtttttttttttttttaatattgttctgAAGACATTGTTGCTGTTGCAGTTCATATTAACAtcagtaggtagttaaaaaaaagtatttacagatAAACTTCGATCTtggttcatatttattttttatttattagtatataaacGCTGAATggctattaaaaaatacaacatggctaagataatatgataaacTTATTACAGAAATAGTGAAACAATGATAAATAGGTCGACGCCCCAGTTTAGAACTGCAACAACTCGAAATATAACAAATCCGAGTTATGTACACCATCTTATAGACCATCTTATGACGATTTCAGTTCAAGAAcgcaataaaataaagttaaattattgacCACGAGAGagcattttcaatattataatttacattacgtTACACAGAGAAACAATATAGAAAACACAATGGTAGGTACCCAATAAACCAATATTCTGAGTTGTTGCAGTTCTGAACTGGGGCGTcaaagtataacaataaaatgtaagtaaatgtaaaattctaTAATTGTAGTTGGGCGCAGCTAACGTGAGTTATGTAATGAACGGTAAACGTTAggtatataatgaaatattattgcaCAATTTACAGTATCTACCTAAGTACCTCTActctgatttaaataaatatatttttaaatttaataaaatatgtaaatctgtaaatgtaattaaacaacttattattttcaataacaaatatattatgcatttaagtactcaaataaaatgtacttattatacaatataatcacGAAAATACgcaatttatttgcaattttatatttttagattctgagcggagcaaggaagctagtggttttacaatggtgtttatttttttattttttttttatatcctgtatacaaaatttctaccagatggaatgcttcgatttcaacacaTAGTAcgttatcttttagcaaattggatcaagatgatGGCACTtaagagaggtaatttttcgattttctcaatagttatttaatgccacgggaaaaactactgacaaattacgaaaaaccgcttaaaatgggattttaatttctaacgatttgcttatcaccgtagcaacgaataaaaaattataatattataatattaattctacttaagGCTATGATGgatagtaaaaattttaaaaatccagaCTAAAAAAtcgtctccgttcagaatcgtttttcttatacaatgatattacatcattgaattcaagtttaatacgatccattatacattgactcacttgtaacctactgtacagcagagcgacatccacttgcccgctttatttttaacatcgtTCTGAAGAAATTGATGTTACTGACAACTCATATTAGTATCGGTGTAGCtagttaaaaaaagtattttcaaataaaaatgatctTTGTTAATCAAATAAACttgtatcgtatattatattatgtcctcGAAAATAAGTTGTTTAATGTTtcaattagttttataaaataattcattgtacaataactattataatactattgttgtATTTGgatgtaaatatacattttgcaaattaatatactatatacacctaatgtacaatattgcacaatttatttttatttaatatttttttaacatcgtTATGGACATTGTTATCGCATTGTTGTTACACTTCTcttgtatttgttttatcttccataaattaaaagtttaaatttgccGTTGATTTTTCTCCagaaataatatgtactgtACATGGtcggaaattaaataaatgataatttggAAGTTTTGAAACGAAAATcacttttaaaattacaaacattaacTCTATACGGAAATTCATTATCGCGACTAGTTAATCATCgttgtattgtattgttttatcttCCACAGATTAAAAGTAAACATTGTTCGGTAATCAATCGTCTAGATAGAATTGTTGTCCCGTCGATAATCTGCACAAtggacaataataaattaacagataataacaatatattattgcaaataAAACAGGAATTATTGtaatggaaataaataaaaaattattaataaaaataaaaattataaattatttatttaattgtgattaaaaaatgttttatttgcaatattatcgtacctaatttattttattcactgtGCTACAGGCTATTGGTGAAGCAACACTTCTCTCTTGACGAGTGATTAACGAAAAGTCCAAACTTTTAATCTGCGGAAGGTAAAACAATACAAGAGAACGATAATTAACTAGCCGGGATATCGGATTTCCGTGTAGAGTTAATGTTCGTAGTTTTAAAAgtgattttagttttataacgTCCAAAATGTCATTTATATGATTTCCGTGCATGTACAGTAtcctcaaatttttaaaatgaagaaattcctgaaaaataaatttaataataatttcaataaaaattgtagtcgtataataaattatgtatacacatcttatatattataatattctctaaTCATTAATAAATCAACATTGGCGATACATAAATAAACAGTTTAAGCATTTCAGTAGATTAACTAAGTAGGACGATGAAGCTATCTGACCGATGAAAAATTTGTTGTAACAGATTTTTGTTCCTTCTTCCTACGCTAACACAaagaaattgtaaatttttacagaTGTCAGAATTCTTactataatagtgataatatgaataataattttatccgtatacttacaatattatgctgAAATATTAGActgccataaaaaaaaaaaatgtacaacctAAAATGGTGGAGttgaatattttccaaaatcggtgcattaaaatatattaatgtattaatgactataataatgataaaaaaaaatagcacttAATTTCCTTTTATAATAACGtagataaaaaatcaaaaaaatcataaaacgtTACACTTTCGAATGCAGAATAATTAATTGAATCCAATACTTTTGGTTTGTTTCGTTTtagaagaaaattattaaattgatcgCATTACTAATgtctgaaataattatttacaaaacaaagtgggtttaaaaaaaacacacatcattgtaaaattattacattcatcactccgctcagaatctaaaagtgggTTTAAACAAGCACTGATAAAATATAGGTCCTGTTCATTTTTAATCGAGACAACAGGACGCCAATTTGACCTGCAACAGCCAACAGGACTGTAATCCTTATAATATCGCACCCAACTCAAATAGATGTAcccttataatattgtgttgtgtaTAAAGGGTAATTTTTGTTCGATATTTAAAACAGATCCGTTCACAATGTgtacataaaacaattatattggtaagtactaagtagtatattaatattgttcctACAGCCCATTTTTACAGGGAGATATTAAAAGTTCAAGCGGGAATGTTGCGCtcacagtggcgtagccagggtgGTTgggtgtttaaaattttatacgaaaactgtaaaaaacttGGTTTTATTTATGCTTAACCCCTCCCCATTTCATAACAATGGCTACGCCGCAGTCCCCTCAAACACACATTTTTACCGTGTAAAACAGGATCGTagttattgttttcaaaagtgaAATGTTTGTTCACAGTCGATAAAGTGATTACACGCAGTCTTTGAACCGTCAATTATTGGTCACTCACACAACAATATTTACTgtaaaggtattattattattgtcacgcGCCATGttgtgaaaatatttgaaaaacgtCTCGtgtaaatttttgatttttattgtaatcTTTTCATAAACCCGAAATATTTATTTCGAGTAATAAAAGAGCACAAATCGTTTAAATACCTCTAGTAATcttgtaaaaaaatactatgGTTTTGTGTTATACGTTAAAAAATAAGTGTTCGAGTGGTAGattgaacttttaaaatatcCCTGTAACAATGGGCTGTGAATAAacaataagtatatacctacatggaTAGGTGTTATATGCTACTTAATAAAATAGGCTACCATACGCATAACGGctacaaaaaattacaaagttcattaagtattttttatttattctttgagAATATGAATATGACGGGTTCCGCTGAACATGGTTCGTGGGGGGGACtcgtgaatatatattattattacaatgtttgcGTATTTTTAGTAACATAATAACGTAAAAATCGAGAATTTTTCTAGGTTTTCGTGATTCTCGACCTAAAATCGATACTTAAAATGGACATTTTGATATAGTAGATAATACGAACGTAGATATACTTACACCGAAAAAACGCGTAGACGTGttggataaaatatatgcaaaaaaaaaatgatttaaacacGTGAATGTTTCAATAGGACGTCGACGATAAACACGGgattacttttttaataataataatagaagaaCAGTAactaatcgtaatattattgtccGTGCTGGCCTTGAATTTTATCGAACAATTATAACGCGCTCAGGTGCAGTTTTTTTTACCTGTCCAAtgcttttaaattcattataagaAATGTCAATCCAAGTCAAGTATGCTGGCAACTCGAGCAGCTCTTCCACCGATTTGCTCAAGCCTTGCAAGCtcgtcaaataattattattcaaccaAATGGCACCACAGATGAATCTCTTGTTGATGCCTCTGACGGGAACTCCGTGGACTCTGGCCGACAACGGTGTCTCGTTTATTAGTTCTAAAAAAtcgtaataaacaaataaatcatCTCGTTAGCGTGGTAGCTGAAAAACTGCATTTGCAAACGATTTTTCCATGGTAAAAAAGACGTTATTGACGTTGCGCTCGTGCagtattttcatatacctatacctatctacCTAGGCAATGTGtcaaatggtaaaaataatggACGCAATAGTGTTCGAGTTGTGGGCGCTTAACGTtgagcatattatttttattgtttgaattcGATCATATCAAAACACAGTTTTCAGAGTCACTACACCGATGGCGTGAACAGTGTTCGATTGATAGTCTCATTCAAGTATTTTCTTACTGTCAAGCGTCCTGAGGTTTTTGGACGAATAATCCAAAGGTTTCCCTAATTTAATGTCTTGTACAAACTTAGGATCAGTGTGTTGAATTTTTGGCACGTTTTGACTTGAATCGTTCATAGTTGAAGATGTTCACTTAGCGTAGGCACCTATATAATTGAGTAACGTGCGCCTAAATTTTAagtcttattttaaaaaataagtgttttattattattataagtaaaaataaataaaaggttTTAATAGCGTAGTACGACTAGCGTGTATCCAAGACAATGACCgtaatgtgatattattgtttattttttttttttttaaacggatGTTCTAACTCGTAAATTGTAACCAACAAAATCcttgatgatttaaaaaaatgtatttcacacaattatattaaaatgttcaatcaaatattaatatgtaatttaatttttatgcttattttAAGTTGTgttacttatataggtatagcttTTGTTTCAATCAACATaacagtattttaatatattctaaaaaattgAGCAACacacaaaattaataatcaatattataaacaaatattgttagTCGACTTGTGTACTTTTCAATTATAACTAGATATatgtaattttcattattagttAACTCTCTAGGTATATA
Coding sequences within:
- the LOC132949914 gene encoding leucine-rich repeat-containing protein 51-like; amino-acid sequence: MNDSSQNVPKIQHTDPKFVQDIKLGKPLDYSSKNLRTLDKLINETPLSARVHGVPVRGINKRFICGAIWLNNNYLTSLQGLSKSVEELLELPAYLTWIDISYNEFKSIGQEFLHFKNLRILYMHGNHINDILDVIKLKSLLKLRTLTLHGNPISRLVNYRSLVLFYLPQIKSLDFSLITRQERSVASPIACSTVNKIN
- the LOC132951494 gene encoding uncharacterized protein LOC132951494, encoding MNNFGIIAILALACLAKVNATPCGGCGCQAPCLPLPCLPAPPCCPPPCLPASPCCAPACLPAPPCPPCIPSPPISPAALASLLATLKAAAPYSPLTPLPVAPPCKPACGPAPTVATTLSVPAPAPQVIAPGPAPGPLIVQLPSVAGKCAPIVVPAGPAPNLLVKLNQCPAPAPIILPGAAPGPIVINDGNVVKEQSVTCAPAPQSNKIFFALPAPLPTPPVVLPPAPLPKVFFNPGLYVQKPDIVYQTPVGLPQLFLIPSPCGCPAPCYPPPGPCNLPPVLAKVPACCC